One genomic segment of Thermovibrio guaymasensis includes these proteins:
- the purD gene encoding phosphoribosylamine--glycine ligase encodes MKVLVVGSGGREHALAWKLAQSGKVSKVYGAPGNPGIAQIGQCIDIPVTEIKALADFAEKEGIDLTVVGPEAPLVAGIVDEFESRGLKIFGPSKQAARLEGSKAFAKEMMKKYGVPTADFKVFSNPEEAKRYVEEKGAPIVVKADGLAAGKGVVVAKSVEEAIKAIEKIMVEKVFGSAGDKVVIEDCLFGEEASYLVITDGKRFIPLATAQDHKAVFDGDKGPNTGGMGAYSPAPVLSEELEREVQERVIKPILKGMRKEGHPFKGVLYAGLMVTDEGVKVLEFNVRFGDPEAQAILRRLDSDLFEVCMSVSEGKLVDELKWKPETSICVVLASKGYPGKYEKGKVITGIEEAEKIPTVVVFHAGTKIENGKLVTNGGRVLNVTALGKDIFEARERVYRAVEKIHFEGMHYRKDIGLKAIKRLKGE; translated from the coding sequence ATGAAGGTGCTTGTAGTTGGAAGCGGAGGAAGGGAACACGCCTTAGCATGGAAGTTGGCTCAAAGTGGAAAAGTCAGTAAGGTTTACGGAGCTCCAGGAAACCCGGGAATAGCCCAAATAGGTCAGTGTATTGACATACCAGTAACAGAAATCAAAGCCCTTGCAGATTTTGCAGAGAAAGAGGGGATAGACCTTACAGTTGTAGGACCAGAAGCACCATTAGTTGCCGGAATAGTTGATGAATTTGAAAGTAGAGGACTAAAGATTTTCGGCCCGAGTAAACAGGCAGCAAGGCTTGAGGGAAGTAAGGCCTTTGCAAAGGAGATGATGAAGAAGTACGGAGTTCCTACCGCAGACTTTAAGGTCTTCAGCAATCCAGAGGAGGCAAAGAGGTACGTTGAGGAAAAGGGAGCTCCAATAGTAGTTAAAGCCGACGGCCTTGCTGCAGGTAAAGGAGTAGTTGTTGCAAAAAGCGTTGAAGAAGCTATAAAAGCTATAGAAAAGATAATGGTAGAAAAGGTATTTGGAAGTGCAGGAGATAAAGTAGTTATAGAGGATTGTCTCTTTGGAGAGGAGGCCTCCTACCTTGTAATAACCGATGGGAAAAGGTTTATTCCCCTTGCAACGGCTCAGGACCACAAGGCCGTCTTTGACGGAGATAAAGGCCCAAACACCGGAGGAATGGGAGCCTACTCTCCGGCACCTGTTCTATCGGAAGAGCTTGAAAGGGAAGTTCAGGAAAGAGTAATAAAGCCAATCCTAAAAGGAATGAGAAAGGAAGGACATCCTTTCAAGGGAGTCCTCTACGCCGGATTAATGGTTACAGACGAAGGGGTGAAAGTCCTTGAGTTTAACGTAAGATTTGGTGACCCGGAAGCACAGGCAATACTGAGGAGACTTGACAGCGATCTCTTTGAAGTTTGCATGAGCGTTTCAGAGGGTAAACTGGTTGATGAGTTAAAGTGGAAGCCGGAAACTTCAATATGCGTAGTTCTTGCTTCAAAAGGTTATCCGGGCAAATACGAAAAGGGAAAAGTAATAACCGGAATTGAAGAGGCGGAAAAAATACCTACAGTAGTTGTTTTCCATGCAGGAACAAAGATTGAAAATGGTAAGTTAGTAACTAACGGGGGAAGGGTTTTAAACGTAACAGCTCTTGGAAAAGACATCTTCGAAGCAAGGGAAAGGGTTTACAGAGCAGTTGAGAAGATTCACTTTGAAGGAATGCACTACAGAAAGGATATAGGATTAAAAGCCATTAAAAGATTAAAGGGGGAGTAA
- the mobB gene encoding molybdopterin-guanine dinucleotide biosynthesis protein B, with protein sequence MVPVITFVGYHNSGKTTFATKVVEILTRKGYRVAVLKSTKHKGLIKDREGSDTYKYKRAGTEAVGLVEPERAILFMDLEDRDPLYLSFLLFSNYDVVICEGFKRSKVPKIEVVRKEFKDKALYRELEGVIGVVSDFPVEGKGLKRFSIERPEEVAQFIEEKFIKRKERVLLLVNGKKIPLKKFVQDSLRGVIEGYIKTLKGIESPLERVEIRFEVDKEKSI encoded by the coding sequence ATGGTTCCTGTAATAACCTTTGTCGGCTACCACAACAGCGGTAAGACGACCTTTGCAACGAAAGTCGTTGAAATTCTCACTAGGAAAGGATACAGAGTAGCCGTTCTAAAATCAACAAAACACAAAGGTTTAATAAAGGACAGAGAGGGAAGCGATACCTATAAGTATAAGAGGGCAGGAACAGAAGCAGTAGGACTGGTTGAGCCAGAAAGGGCTATCCTCTTTATGGATTTAGAGGATAGAGACCCTCTCTACTTATCATTCCTCCTCTTTAGTAACTACGACGTTGTAATCTGTGAAGGGTTTAAGAGATCTAAAGTTCCAAAAATAGAGGTTGTAAGGAAAGAGTTCAAGGATAAAGCCCTCTACAGAGAACTTGAAGGGGTAATTGGTGTAGTCTCTGATTTCCCAGTAGAAGGAAAAGGACTAAAGAGGTTCTCTATAGAGAGACCAGAAGAAGTAGCCCAGTTCATAGAGGAGAAGTTTATAAAGAGGAAAGAAAGGGTTTTACTACTTGTAAACGGGAAGAAAATCCCTCTTAAGAAGTTCGTTCAGGATAGTTTGAGGGGAGTCATTGAAGGATATATAAAGACTTTAAAAGGAATAGAAAGTCCTTTAGAAAGGGTAGAGATAAGGTTTGAAGTTGATAAAGAGAAATCAATATAA
- a CDS encoding lytic transglycosylase domain-containing protein, whose translation MKRLSLCIFLTSLMINTLTSVKSFGWIKVYERNGVIYITGIGEKTFKRPKNVNRILEKVKLYAKRYGIPEKLFIELVRAESNFNPKAVSPKGALGLCQLMPATARRFRVKNPFDPDENLRAGAEYLRELYNKYRDWKLALAAYNAGESAVEKYGRRVPPYKETKAYVRKILSRYEDLKNPRRQGNCRIVVKQRGDTIVISNILEE comes from the coding sequence TTGAAGAGGTTAAGCTTATGTATCTTCTTAACTAGTTTAATGATAAACACTCTAACTTCTGTTAAGAGCTTTGGTTGGATAAAAGTCTACGAGAGGAACGGAGTAATCTACATAACGGGAATCGGAGAAAAGACATTTAAAAGGCCAAAGAATGTAAATCGGATACTTGAAAAGGTAAAACTCTACGCTAAAAGGTACGGAATACCTGAAAAACTCTTTATAGAACTAGTTAGAGCAGAGTCAAACTTTAACCCAAAAGCAGTTTCTCCAAAGGGAGCTCTAGGTCTGTGCCAGCTGATGCCGGCAACAGCCAGAAGGTTTAGAGTAAAAAACCCTTTTGACCCAGATGAGAACCTAAGGGCAGGAGCAGAGTATCTGAGGGAGCTCTACAACAAGTATAGAGACTGGAAGTTAGCCCTTGCCGCTTACAACGCAGGGGAAAGTGCTGTTGAAAAGTACGGAAGGAGAGTTCCCCCTTATAAAGAAACCAAGGCCTACGTAAGGAAAATACTTAGCAGGTACGAAGACCTTAAAAATCCCAGAAGGCAAGGTAACTGCAGGATAGTCGTTAAACAGCGGGGAGACACAATAGTTATTTCCAACATCTTGGAGGAGTGA
- the sppA gene encoding signal peptide peptidase SppA — translation MRKFKILIFVLLSALFVSAVVGTIFRGTLKGFGVPKIAIVKVYGVINSSDKVVKTLDRLEKDRSIKAVVLRVDSPGGVVGACQEIYEKVKEVKEHKPVVASMGSVAASGGLYISVGATKVVANPGTITGSIGVILQSYNLKELADKLGIKVITVKSGRFKDLLNPFRKPDPESLKIIQELIDDSYQQFVEAVAEGRKLPVEKVKSFADGRIFSGRKAKELGLVDYLGGLDRAVEVARELSGYPNAVKYEVKEKKSLIERVVGKESSSVKNIFKALRGEVEEVKLMYLLN, via the coding sequence TTGAGGAAGTTCAAGATCCTAATTTTCGTCTTACTATCAGCCCTATTTGTATCTGCTGTAGTGGGAACCATCTTTAGGGGAACCTTAAAGGGCTTTGGAGTTCCTAAAATTGCAATCGTGAAGGTTTACGGGGTTATAAACTCTTCAGATAAGGTAGTAAAAACTCTTGACAGGCTGGAAAAAGATAGGAGCATAAAAGCAGTTGTTCTAAGGGTAGATTCACCGGGAGGAGTAGTAGGTGCATGTCAGGAAATATACGAAAAGGTAAAAGAAGTTAAAGAGCATAAACCCGTTGTAGCGTCAATGGGGTCTGTAGCTGCTTCGGGAGGACTCTACATTAGCGTTGGAGCTACGAAAGTCGTAGCAAATCCAGGAACGATAACTGGAAGTATCGGGGTAATACTCCAGAGTTACAACCTTAAGGAACTTGCCGATAAACTGGGGATAAAGGTTATAACTGTAAAAAGTGGTAGGTTTAAAGACCTCCTTAACCCTTTTAGGAAACCAGATCCCGAGAGCTTAAAGATTATTCAAGAGCTTATAGACGACTCTTACCAGCAGTTTGTAGAAGCAGTGGCAGAAGGAAGGAAACTCCCAGTTGAGAAGGTAAAGTCCTTTGCAGATGGAAGGATTTTCAGCGGAAGAAAGGCAAAGGAACTGGGTTTAGTTGATTATTTAGGAGGACTTGATAGAGCTGTAGAAGTCGCAAGAGAACTCTCCGGTTATCCAAATGCAGTTAAGTACGAAGTTAAGGAAAAAAAGAGTCTAATTGAGAGGGTAGTCGGAAAAGAGAGCTCCTCAGTAAAGAACATCTTTAAAGCCTTAAGGGGAGAAGTTGAAGAGGTTAAGCTTATGTATCTTCTTAACTAG
- the rnhC gene encoding ribonuclease HIII, with product MKVRKEEVKRVIEKLREIGGKEEEPPKGVAARFRFGGGIVQVYHTGSITFSGKEREKVESEVVKALSEEVLRGREFPIVGCDEAGKGEFFGPLVVACVWADRNKYRQLLKLGVKDSKRLDERRIPKLSEEIKNTCHGRVKVLMPEEYNRLYRKYRNQNRLLEEVYLEILKELLKKHGAKVVVIDKFSKSIGERLKEEFPEVEIVAIPKGEDEPVVAAASIVAKAERLKKLRKMSQELGRKVKEGNLENRELLKEIPKEIRYRFVKEHFNVED from the coding sequence GTGAAGGTTAGAAAAGAAGAAGTTAAAAGGGTCATTGAGAAGTTGAGGGAAATTGGAGGAAAAGAGGAAGAACCTCCAAAGGGAGTAGCAGCCAGATTTAGATTTGGTGGAGGAATAGTCCAAGTCTACCATACAGGCTCTATAACTTTCAGCGGTAAAGAAAGGGAAAAGGTAGAAAGTGAGGTTGTTAAAGCTCTATCGGAAGAGGTACTGAGAGGCAGAGAGTTTCCGATAGTAGGTTGTGACGAGGCAGGAAAGGGAGAGTTCTTTGGACCTTTAGTAGTTGCCTGCGTTTGGGCAGATAGGAATAAGTACCGCCAACTCCTAAAGTTGGGAGTAAAGGATTCAAAGAGGTTAGACGAAAGGAGAATACCGAAACTCTCTGAGGAGATAAAAAACACCTGTCACGGCAGGGTAAAGGTACTAATGCCTGAAGAGTACAACAGGCTCTACAGGAAGTATAGGAATCAAAACAGACTCCTTGAAGAGGTTTACTTAGAGATCTTAAAGGAGCTCCTTAAAAAGCACGGTGCAAAAGTCGTTGTAATTGATAAGTTCAGTAAGAGCATTGGAGAAAGACTTAAAGAAGAGTTTCCAGAGGTTGAAATAGTTGCCATTCCGAAAGGAGAGGATGAACCAGTTGTTGCTGCAGCGTCAATCGTTGCAAAGGCTGAAAGATTGAAGAAGCTGAGGAAGATGTCTCAGGAGCTTGGAAGAAAAGTCAAGGAAGGAAACTTAGAAAACAGGGAACTTCTAAAGGAAATACCGAAAGAGATCAGGTATAGATTTGTAAAAGAGCACTTTAACGTGGAGGATTAG